CTTGAAGGCCATTTCAGAGGAGTCGACCGAGTGGTAGCTGCCGTCGTAGACTTCCACTTCGAAGTCGACCACGGGGTAGCCGGCCAGATAGCCGCGAGCGGCTGATTCCACCACGCCCTTTTCCACCGCGGGGATGAACTGGCGGGGAATCGATCCTCCGAAGATCGAGTCGGTGAACTTGAAGCCGGCGTCCCGCTCCCGAGGCCTCATCTTGATGTAGCAGTCGCCGAACTGTCCGTGTCCGCCGGTCTGCTTCTTGTGGCGTCCCTGCACGTCGGCTTCGGCGGTGATGGTCTCGCGGTAAGGGACCTTGGGAGTCTTGAGCAAGACTTCGACGCCGTACTTCTTCTTGAGCTTGTTGACGACCACCTCGACGTGGATCTGCCCGGTTCCGGAGAGCAGGAAGTCCCCGGTTTCTTCGTCGCGTCTGAAGCTGACCGAAGGATCCTCTTCGATGATGCGCGCCACCGCGTTTCCGATCTTGTCTTCGTCGCCCCGGCTCTTGGGCTCGATAGCGAAGCTGATGGCGGGCTCGGGGTATTCGACCTTCTTGAAGGTTCCCTTGAAGTTCTTGTCACCCAGCGTATCGCCGGTGGTGGTCTCTTTCAGCTTGGTGACCACGCAGATGTCACCCGCATGGACTTCGGGGACGCTTTCGTATTGCTTGCCTTGGGCGATCTGGACGGATGCCAGGCGCTCATCGTGATCCTTGCTGAGATTCTTGACGCTGCTCTCGGCCTTGAGTGTCCCGGAAAAAACCTTGATCATGCTGATGTGACCCGCGAAGGGGTCGGCCAACGTCTTGAACACCATCGCGCTGGTGGGTTTGTCTCTGGTGGGCTGAAAATCTCTCTCTTCTTTCCCCTCGACGACCTTGAGCGGCGGACGCTCCAGAGGATTGGGGAAGAGGTCCACCAGGTAGTCCAGCAATTGGTGCGCTCCGCAGTTGGGCAGCGCGGCGCCGGCGAAGACGGGGTTGAGGTCGCCCTTGCGGAAGGACTTCTTCAGGCCGGCCACCAGTTCCTCGTCGCTCAGCGTGCCTTCTTCGAAGAACTTCTCCAACAGCTTGTCGTCGCTTTCCGCCACCATTTCGACAAGTTCTTCCCGGCGGGTGGAGACGTCATCGGCCATGTCGGCGGGGATGTCCTCTTCAGAAAACTTGCCGCTGCCGTCCATCTCGTAGACGAAGGCCTTGTTCTTGATCAGGTCGACGAAACCTTTGAAATCCTTTTCTTTGCCGATGGGCAGTTGGACGGCCGTAACGCCCCGTCCGAAGGTCTTTTGCAGCGAATCCAGGGAACGGTTGAAACTGGCCCGCTCGCGGTCGATCTTGTTGATAAATATCGCCTTGGGAATCCCGAACTCGTCGGCGAATCCCCACACGGTCTCGGTCTGAACCTCGACGCCCGAGGCTGCGTCCACCACCACCAAGGCCGCCTCAGAGGCCAGCAGGGGGCCTTTGGCATCCAGCAAAAAGGCGCCGTAGCCGGGTGTATCCAGCAGGTTGATCTTTGTTTTCTTGTGCTCGCAGTGGGCCAATCCCGTGGAAATGGTAACTTTGCGTTCGATCTCTTCTTCGTCGTAATCGGTCACGGTATTGCCGTCGTCGACCTTGCCGAGCCGGTTGATGGCTCCTGACGAAAAAAGCAAGGCTGAAACCAACGACGTCTTGCCTGTATCGCCGTGGCCAACGACGGCGACGTTGCGGATTTCTTCGCTGTCGAAAACCTTCATAAGTACTCCTTTCCGGGACGCGTCGAAACGAGGAACTTTAGCACAGGCCCCAGGATTATTCAATTTCACCGAAAGCCCTCGAAACGCGCCTGTCGCCATCGTGGGCGCCCTTGCCTGCTTGGTGGCGTGGCTTGGGTTTCGGGGCTGGGCCAGGGAGGGCATCAAATCATCTTCTTGAGCCCCTCTAATTCTCTCAGCAGCTTGGACGCATCGAATCCCAACCTACACTCTGGACAATTGAACTTGGGTTCCGTTTTCGGTTGCGGATCGACGCTCTATTGAGTATTCGGCACACTGGAGACCTTAGGTCCAATTGGGCGTCCACAGGTCGGCGGCAGCGTTTATAGTGGGCCTGTCCGTCGGGTGTGGTTGAAGAAACGAGGGAACGAGCATGAAACGCGGTGATATGGGGGTTTTGCTGGCGGTTGGGATTTTGTTCTGTTCGGCGCTGATGAGCCAAGAGCCGGCTGAGCGGATGCGGGTGCGGGAGATGGGGGTTGAGGTGGGGGTGCTGCCTGTGGGGGAGCATAACGCCATTACCGATGTGGACGGGGTGCTGGTGGGGCACGCTACCCTGCGGCGGGGAGATAACGTACGCAGCGGAGTTACGGCCATTTTGCCTCATGGCGGAAACCTGTTTCTTGAGAAGGTTCCGGCGGCTGTCCATGTCGGCAACGGGTTCGGCAAGCTGATGGGGACGACCCAGGTGGAGGAGTTGGGGAACCTGGAAACCCCGATCCTGCTCACCGGGACGCTCAACGTCCCCAAGGTGGCCGACGCGCTCCTCGACTACATGCTGGGCCTGCCGGGGATGGAGGATGTGCATTCGGTGAATCCGCTTGTGGGGGAGACCAACGACAGCTACCTGAATGATTTACGCAGCCGTCCGGTGGGGCGTGAAGAAGTGTTTCAGGCTATCCGGTCGGCCTCGGGCGGGGCAGTGGAAGAGGGCGCTGTGGGCGCCGGGACGGGCACCATCACCTATGGATTCAAGGGCGGCATCGGCACTTCGTCGCGGGTCTTGCCCGAGTCGATGGGAGGCTGGACGGTAGGCGTGCTGGTGCAGAGCAATTTCGGGGGGATTCTGGAGATCGTCGGCACACCGGTGGGGCGAGAACTGGGGCGCTACTACATGCGCAACGGGCTTGAGCGCGCCCGCCAGGACTCGCCGGACGGTTCCTGCATGATCGTGGTGGCCACCGACGCGCCGCTGAGCGTGCGCAACCTCAAGCGGCTGGCGCGGCGGGCCATGCTGGGCCTGGGAACAACCGGCAGTCCCTCCACCAACGGCAGCGGCGACTACGTGATTGCTTTTTCCAGCCATCCTGGGCTGCGTATTCCCTATCAAGGCGCGGGCGAGACGCCTCTAGAGCGCGTCCGCCAGGTGCCGCAGGTGGCGAACCGGGATACCTCTCCCCTCTTTCAGGCGGTTAAAGAGGCTACTGAGGAGGCTGTCTACAACTCGCTCTTCATGGCCCGGACCACCGAGGGGCGGGATGGTCATCGGATCGAGGCTCTGCCGCTGGATAAGGTGAAGGAGATTCTCAAGCGCTATGGGAGGTTGGGGAAGGAGTAGGGGGCTTGGTGCCGGCGAGCTGCAGCTTGCCCTTCCGCTGCAGATCGACATTCGCCGCAAGGATGAGCCTCCCACCAGGCATGATTCCGCTCGGCCCTTGGAGGCGATTTGCTCCCTGCAAGGCGGCTCGCTTCCCCCAGGCTCCTACTGCTTCCCTTCTGAAGGCTGGTTGGTGCCCGGAAGGTGGGACGCGCATCCTTGCGGCGAATCAAGGTGACGCTATTCCTGGGCCAGGATCTGCAAGGCGCGGGTTGACAGGGCTATCAGGTGGCGGTGGGATCGGTGGCCGTTGCTGAGGATGGCGATTCCCAGGCGGCGGTCGGCGTTTCCTTGCAGGAAGGCCGTGTAGCCGGGGACGCTTCCGCTGTGGGCGAAGATGCGTTCGTCGCCTTGCCGGCTGGTCCACCAGGTGAGTCCGTAGCCGCCCGTCTCGCCTCCCCATCCCTCGTGCATGGGACCCGCGAATTCGTCCCACTGGCGGCGCAGCGATTCCTCCACGGTGGACTCGGCCAGGATGCGCTTGTCCTTGTAGCGTCCGCCGTTGAGCACGGTAATGAGCCAGTGGGCCTGATCCTCTACCGTCCCGTAGACGATGCCCGCCGGCCACACCTGAGCCTTGAGCCGCGGGGTGGGGACGTGATCGCCGTCGTCGCCGAGCGCGTAGGGAATGGCCAGGCGCTCCTCGACCGAGGGCGTGGGAATGAAGACGGTATTCTTCATCTCCAGCGGATCGAACAACCTCTCCTGCACGTAGCGCCGGTAATCGCGCCCCGTCATCTCTTCCACCAAGTGGGCGATCAGGGTGTAGGCCATGTTGGAGTAGACGACTTTTTCCAGCGGCGGAGTCTCGGCCCGCAGTTTCTCCTTAAGGTAGTCCTCGATGGAATCGGGAACGGTGTCGCCCCAAACGGCGTGGGCGCCGAAGTCGCCGGGGAGACCCGAGACGTGGGTGAGCAGATGACGGAAGGTGACGGGATTGCCGGGATCCTCTCCGCGGATGGAGATGCCCTCGCCCAAGTACTGGGAAACGGAATCGTCGAGCTGAAACTTGCCCTTTTCCATGAGGCCCAGCAGGACGGCCGTCGACATGCTCTTGAAGGTCGATCCGATAAGGTAGACGGTTGAAGTGACGGCCGGCGTCCTGGCCCACAGATTGGAGTAGCCGTAGGCGCCCGTCCACACGACCTCTTCCCCCGACACCAGGGCTACCGTCATGGAGGGTATGTTGCCGGCGATCATGGCCCGGCGGATCTCGCTCTCTATTTCCCCTACCTGCGAGTCGTCCAGCGAGGCCGCAGGCATGTCCTGGGCCGGCGCCTGGACAGCCGTCCACAGCAGCAGCGGCAGCAAGAGAGCGATCCTCGTTCCTGTCTTCATTGCGGGGCTCCTTCTTTGAGATGGGCGGCGTTGTGGCTGCGGAAGGTGACTTCCACCGGCCAGCGCATCATACCGTAGACCAGCCCCGTGTCAAGCAGGTTAAAGATGTAGGCGTTTTCGATGCGGTCTTCGATGGTGTGCTCCCAGATGTTGCCGGCGGCGGCGGCGGGAGAGATGGAATAGCTGCCGGGACGCATGGGGGGGAGGTGGATGTGAAAGCCAACGGTGATCAGTTCGCCGGCCTGCAGGGGGGGCAGATGAAGGTCCTCGTAGCCGGTGTTCGAGGAGCAGATCTCGACCCCGTGATGGTCGCGCACCGTGAATCCGACGATGGGGTTCGGGCAGGACTTTGTCCAGCGCACCGAAACCAGCAGCACCGCGTCGTCTCCGGCGCTCAGGCTGTTGAGCACCTTGCCGTCGGGAGAGTGGAGGATGACGCCGGTGATTTCAGCTCCCCCTTCTCCGTAACGGTTGTGGATGTGGGGGATGCTGTCGACGACGGGCAGGGAGGCGTCCTGATCGACCTCGATGAAGTCCTCGCCGCGCCCCGCCATGCGCCGCTCGCGTTCGAAGATCAACTCCTGGTAGCGGTGAACCACGGCTTCGGGGGAGGAATCGAGCAGCTTGCGCGAGCGGTCGATGAGAATGGCCCGGTCGCAGAACTTGGTGATGGCCGAGAGGTCGTGGCTGACGAAGAGAATCGTCTTGCCCGCCTCGCGCATGCGGCGGATGCGGTTGATGCAGCGGTGCTGAAAGATGAGGTCGCCCACCGCCAGGGCCTCGTCTACCAGCAGAATGTCGGGATCGACGTGGATGGCGGCCGAGAAAGCCAGGCGCAGGAACATTCCCGAGGAGTAGGTCTTGACGGGACGCTCGATGAAGTCGCCGATTTCGGCGAAGGCCAGGATTTCGTCCAT
Above is a window of Acidobacteriota bacterium DNA encoding:
- the fusA gene encoding elongation factor G, which translates into the protein MKVFDSEEIRNVAVVGHGDTGKTSLVSALLFSSGAINRLGKVDDGNTVTDYDEEEIERKVTISTGLAHCEHKKTKINLLDTPGYGAFLLDAKGPLLASEAALVVVDAASGVEVQTETVWGFADEFGIPKAIFINKIDRERASFNRSLDSLQKTFGRGVTAVQLPIGKEKDFKGFVDLIKNKAFVYEMDGSGKFSEEDIPADMADDVSTRREELVEMVAESDDKLLEKFFEEGTLSDEELVAGLKKSFRKGDLNPVFAGAALPNCGAHQLLDYLVDLFPNPLERPPLKVVEGKEERDFQPTRDKPTSAMVFKTLADPFAGHISMIKVFSGTLKAESSVKNLSKDHDERLASVQIAQGKQYESVPEVHAGDICVVTKLKETTTGDTLGDKNFKGTFKKVEYPEPAISFAIEPKSRGDEDKIGNAVARIIEEDPSVSFRRDEETGDFLLSGTGQIHVEVVVNKLKKKYGVEVLLKTPKVPYRETITAEADVQGRHKKQTGGHGQFGDCYIKMRPRERDAGFKFTDSIFGGSIPRQFIPAVEKGVVESAARGYLAGYPVVDFEVEVYDGSYHSVDSSEMAFKIAANIAFKKAMEQARPVLLEPIMNVEIYVPEDSAGDVMGDLNSRRGRIQGMDVKGTSQVIKAQVPLAEMLTYAPALTSMTGGRGSFHMEQAHYDIVPHNIAEKIIAER
- a CDS encoding P1 family peptidase is translated as MKRGDMGVLLAVGILFCSALMSQEPAERMRVREMGVEVGVLPVGEHNAITDVDGVLVGHATLRRGDNVRSGVTAILPHGGNLFLEKVPAAVHVGNGFGKLMGTTQVEELGNLETPILLTGTLNVPKVADALLDYMLGLPGMEDVHSVNPLVGETNDSYLNDLRSRPVGREEVFQAIRSASGGAVEEGAVGAGTGTITYGFKGGIGTSSRVLPESMGGWTVGVLVQSNFGGILEIVGTPVGRELGRYYMRNGLERARQDSPDGSCMIVVATDAPLSVRNLKRLARRAMLGLGTTGSPSTNGSGDYVIAFSSHPGLRIPYQGAGETPLERVRQVPQVANRDTSPLFQAVKEATEEAVYNSLFMARTTEGRDGHRIEALPLDKVKEILKRYGRLGKE
- a CDS encoding serine hydrolase domain-containing protein, with product MKTGTRIALLLPLLLWTAVQAPAQDMPAASLDDSQVGEIESEIRRAMIAGNIPSMTVALVSGEEVVWTGAYGYSNLWARTPAVTSTVYLIGSTFKSMSTAVLLGLMEKGKFQLDDSVSQYLGEGISIRGEDPGNPVTFRHLLTHVSGLPGDFGAHAVWGDTVPDSIEDYLKEKLRAETPPLEKVVYSNMAYTLIAHLVEEMTGRDYRRYVQERLFDPLEMKNTVFIPTPSVEERLAIPYALGDDGDHVPTPRLKAQVWPAGIVYGTVEDQAHWLITVLNGGRYKDKRILAESTVEESLRRQWDEFAGPMHEGWGGETGGYGLTWWTSRQGDERIFAHSGSVPGYTAFLQGNADRRLGIAILSNGHRSHRHLIALSTRALQILAQE
- a CDS encoding ABC transporter ATP-binding protein, which translates into the protein MNAAAKGTIEIHGLGKEYPIYRSPSHRLLELLSLGRLKLHGGHWALRDVDLLVEPGTTLGIVGQNGSGKSTLLQIVAGIFNPTRGVCQVDGTVAALLELGAGFNPEFTGRENVYMNAAIQGLTRRQVDARMDEILAFAEIGDFIERPVKTYSSGMFLRLAFSAAIHVDPDILLVDEALAVGDLIFQHRCINRIRRMREAGKTILFVSHDLSAITKFCDRAILIDRSRKLLDSSPEAVVHRYQELIFERERRMAGRGEDFIEVDQDASLPVVDSIPHIHNRYGEGGAEITGVILHSPDGKVLNSLSAGDDAVLLVSVRWTKSCPNPIVGFTVRDHHGVEICSSNTGYEDLHLPPLQAGELITVGFHIHLPPMRPGSYSISPAAAAGNIWEHTIEDRIENAYIFNLLDTGLVYGMMRWPVEVTFRSHNAAHLKEGAPQ